Proteins co-encoded in one Cynocephalus volans isolate mCynVol1 chromosome 11, mCynVol1.pri, whole genome shotgun sequence genomic window:
- the IL20RB gene encoding interleukin-20 receptor subunit beta, with the protein MQTLTIVLGEVWTNLTMWCFYAFIPCLLIDGVAILPAPQNLSVHSVNMKHLLTWSPVTVPGETVYYSVEYQGEYESLYTSHIWIPSGCCALTAGPECDVTDDITATVPYSLRVRATLGPQTSAWSTLKHPFNRNSTILTPPRMEVTRDGFHLVIELEDLGPHFEFLVAYWRREPGAKEHVKVVRSGGIPEHLETMEPGATYCVKVQTLVKAIGRHSDFSQAECVEVQGEALPLVLALCALAGFVLILVVVPLSIWKMGRLLQYSCCPVVVLPDTLKITNSPQKLISCRREEVDACATAVLSSEELFRAWI; encoded by the exons ATGCAGACCCTCACAATAGTTCTAGGAGAAGTCTGGACAAATCTTACTATGTGGTGTTTCTACGCATTTATTCCATGTTTGCTCATAG ATGGAGTGGCCATTCTGCCTGCGCCCCAGAACCTCTCTGTACACTCAGTCAACATGAAGCATCTCCTGACATGGAGCCCAGTGACCGTGCCTGGAGAGACAGTATACTATTCTGTTGAGTACCAggg GGAGTATGAGAGCCTGTACACGAGCCACATCTGGATCCCCAGCGGCTGCTGCGCACTCACTGCAGGCCCTGAGTGTGACGTCACTGATGACATCACGGCCACTGTGCCATACAGTCTCCGTGTCCGGGCCACGCTGGGCCCACAGACCTCAGCCTGGAGCACCTTGAAGCACCCTTTTAATCGAAACTCAA CCATCCTCACCCCACCTAGGATGGAGGTCACCAGGGATGGCTTCCACCTGGTTATTGAGCTGGAAGATCTGGGTCCCCACTTTGAGTTCCTCGTGGCCTACTGGAGGAGGGAGCCTGGTGCAAAG GAGCATGTCAAGGTGGTGAGGAGTGGGGGCATTCCAGAGCACCTGGAAACCATGGAGCCAGGGGCTACATACTGTGTGAAGGTCCAGACATTGGTGAAGGCCATCGGGAGACACAGTGACTTCAGCCAGGCAGAATGTGTTGAGGTGCAAG GAGAGGCCCTCCCCCTGGTGCTGGCCCTGTGCGCACTTGCTGGCTTCGTGCTGATCCTCGTGGTTGTGCCGCTCTCTATCTGGAAAATGGGCCGGCTGCTCCAGTACTCCTGTTGCCCCGTGGTGGTCCTCCCTGACACCTTG aaaataaccAATTCACCCCAGAAGTTGATCAGCTGCagaagggaagaggtggatgcctgTGCCACAGCCGTTCTGTCTTCTGAGGAACTCTTCAGGGCCTGGATCTAG